The segment GCTGAAACTCTGACTCTCTTTCAGGAGGAAATGAGGAAATGAACACAGGCTGAAACTCTGACTCTCTTTCAGGAGGAAATGCTGTGAGGGCTTTCGGTTCGTGATGGGCCAGTGCATACCTGAAAGTAGGTAAAAATACTCAACAACTATTTGAGAAAAAACTATTTAAAGGTAcattgtgtaggatttaggatcctattagcagaaatggaataatGTATATgcagtatgtgtatatgtatatgtatatgtatatgtatatgtatatgtagtatgtgtgtgtgtatatgtatgtgtatatgtatatgtagtaTGCATAATTATTATTTCATTAGTCTATAATTACCTGTAACTACAAATCGTTGTGCTTTACTGTAATTAGCTTTTAATGAGCCCCCATTACTGTAAGATGGAGATTCATCTGTGTCCAATCACACCACTCTCCCCACAGCTGTATAGGTTATTATCCAttcaatgaaagagagagagagggagagagatagagggagggagagaagagagggagagagaaagaggttgacagacagagagagagagagagagagagagagagagagcgagagagagagggatggagggacaaacagagagtgagagactgagagcagagggaggaaggtatctacatagggagcaggTCCTCGTCCATGAAGTCTGCCATGTTGCAAGTTTCTACAGAAGTCCAGAACTAAATcactggcactagagagggcctttcacATTTGTATGGCGCCTGACCACGGGCGAGTTCTCCTACACGCTTGGAAAGggaggggtattcagttggttgcaattcagcgaccttaccactagatgccactaaattcCACCCAATGCACCTTTAAAGACTCATCAGCTATTTCAACTCATAGTGCACTACAGTGGCCCAACTGACTGCCTAAGAACCACTCTCTTTATGGTGTGTAGCCACTAGAGGGCGATATTAGCCTATTATAAGTGGCTGACAGAAAAAACAGCTGACATCATTGAAGCATTTATTACACTGAATTCAAGGCATTGTGGACCTGTAATGTGGCACTTAAACAGGGGCAACTAAAGTCAggtttattttctttacagctaAAGCTTAGCTAACTAGATAACCACTTTGTCAGCGCTTGCAGCccaatgtatgtttgtgaatctgtgtgagtcggtgtgtgagaatgtgtgtgtgtgtgtgagtgtgtgtgtgtgtgtgcgtgtgtgtgtgtgtgagtgtgtgagtctgtgtgtgagtgtgtgagtcggTGTGAGTCGGTGTGTGAgtcggtgtgtgagtgtgtgagtgtgtgtgtgagtctgtgtgtgagaatgtgtgtgtgtgtgtgcgtgtgtgtgtgtgagtctgtgtgtgagaatgtgtgtgtgtgtgtgtgtgtgtgtgagtgtgtgagtgtgtgagtgtgcgtgtgtgtgtgtgtgagtgtgtgagtctgtgtgtgagtgtgtgagtcggtgtgtgagagtgtgagtcggtgtgtgtgtgtgtgtgtgagaatgtgtgtgagagtgtgagtcgttgtgtgtgtgtgtgtgtgtgagtcggtgtgtgtgtgtgtgtgtgtgtgtgtgtgtgtgtgagtgtgcgtgtgtgtgtgtgtgagtgtgtgagtctgtgtgtgagtgtgtgagtcggtgtgtgagagtgtgagtcggtgtgtgagagtgtgagtcggtgtgtgcgtgtgtgtgtgtgtgtgtgtgtgtgagtctgtgtgtgagtgtgtgagtcggtttgtgagtgtgtgagtgtgtgtggtgaccccCTCTCATGCCCCTGCCTTCTCACaggcgtggatgtgtgtgctggCTCTCCCTGTGAACAGCAGTGCACTGATAACTTTGGCAGGGTGGTCTGCACCTGTTACCCTGGTTACCGCTACGACAGGGAAAGACACCGAAACCACCAGCAACCCTACTGTCTGGGtgagtataacacacacacacacacacacacacacttacacacacacacacacaaacacacacacacacacacacccacacacacacacacatgaacacacacacacacacacacacacacacacacacacatacacacacacacacacacacacacgaacacacacacacacacacacacacacacacacacacacacacacaggtccgaCTCCTGCTTCTCACATTCACACCTGGTGTAGGTCCATATACACTTTAATGCATATACATattcacaaataaacaaaactaatatgggaaatatataatatactgtatacatataatATCAGATAGTATTAGATATGATTAAGAGTCATATATAAGATCAGATTGTATTAGATTTAAAATTCTAATGTCAGAtagaaaattgtgtgtgtgtctccctcagACATACAGTAGATGAGTGTAAGGGGTCGAACGGCACGGTGTGtgaccacgtgtgtgtgtgtgtgtgtgtgtgtttccctcagaCATAGATGAGTGTGAGGGGTCGAACGGTACGGTGTGtgaccacgtgtgtgtgtgaccacgtgtgtgtgtgtgtgtgtgtgtttccctcagaCATAGATGAGTGTGAAGAGTCGAACGGTACAGTGTGTGACCACGTGTGTGAGAACACTGCCGGAAGCTTCCTCTGTCGCTGCCTCAGTGGCTACATCCTGGCACCAGACCACTACTCCTGCATGCCCACAAAcaaccgtgagtgtgtgtgtgtgtgtgtgtgtgcgtgtgcgtgtgcgtgtgtgtgtgtgtgtgtgtgtgtgtgtgtgtgtgtgcgcctgtgacTTTGCCtttgcctgtgcatgtgtgtaatatatgttTGCTGTGTATTTGAGTCTGAAatcagtttgtatgtgtgtgtctatgtatatgtTTTAGTGGGGAATTGTAAAGTtagtatggagtgtgtgtgttcttgtctgtatactgtatatgtgtgtttgtggatgtatCACATGTGTCTCACATGTCAAtatattttagatttttttaaactctttttgaaaataatgtgtgtgtgtgtgtgtgtgtgtgttctcagtgaGTTCCCCTGGTAAGGTGGATCCTCTGATGAGTTCCGGCTCCTGCTCTCTCACCTGTCAGGACATCATCAGCATGCGGAACAGCCTCCAGCAGCTCAAACTCAGactgcccacacactcacctggacaggtaacacacactcatctgacagtatacacacacacacacacgtgcacacacagacacacacacacacacacacagacacacacacaaacacaccacacacacatacacacacacacacacacacacacacacacgtgcacacagacacatacacacacacacacacacacacacacacacacacacacatgcacacacagacagacacacatacatacacacacatgcacacatagaaacacacacgtgcacacacatacacacacttgcacacacagactcaaacacacacacacgtgcacacacacacacacacacacacacacacacacacacgtgcacacacagacagacacacacacacacacacacacacacacacacacacacacacacacacacacatacctttgaAAGTAACACAGAGTTAATTAGTTGTGCAGTTAATGAGTGCAGTACACTATGTATAATATGGAATATGCAAGGAAAACATGTGGATCAGTTCTAAGGTGTGTTTGGATGGGCAACATACACCCATAGCATACACATACCATAGCATTCTTCATGTCACTTGTGTAATCATGACTAAtgacatatctgtgtgtgtgtgtgtgtgtgtgtgtgtgtggggctgggtgtgtgtgtgtgtgtgtgtgtgtgtgtgtgtgtgtgtcctgtgggaAGGCCCTCTCTCCAGGGTTGGCCAACAGCAGTGATAAACCCCCTATGGCGGGGCGCTTAGGCAAAGGGCAGGACCTCCTCCCCTCACCTGGCTTAACTGGACCGCCCGGCCTCACAGGTAGGCTggaacacctcctcctctctgtcataTAGTTCTAACCTGTGACACCTCCTCTCGCTCTATCCTGtgacacctcctcctctctgtcataCAGTTCTAACCTGTGacaccacctcctctctgtcatACAGTTCTAACCTGTGACACCACCTCTCTGTCATACAGTTCTAACCTGTGacacctcctctctgtcatACAGTTCTAACCTGTGacaccacctcctctctgtcatACAGTTCTAACCTGTGACACCACCTCTCTGTCATACAGTTCTAACCTGtgacacctcctcctctctgtcataTAGTTCTAACCTGTGacacctcctctctgtcatACAGTTCTAACCTGtgacacctcctcctctctgtcataTAGTTCTAACCTGTGacaccacctcctctctgtcatATAGTTCTAACCTGTGACACCTCCTCTCCGTCATACAGTTCTAACCTGTGacaccacctcctctctgtcatATAGTTCTAACCTGTGACACCTCCTCTCTGtgacacctcctcctctctgtcataCAGTTCTAACCTGTGacacctcctctctgtcatATAGTTCTAACCTGtgactcctcctctctctctaacctgtgacacctcctctctgtcatATAGTTCTAACCTGtgacacctcctcctctctgtcataTAGTTCTAACCTGTGacaccacctcctctctgtcatATAGTTCTAACCTGTGacacctcctctctgtcatATAGTTCTAACCTGTGACACGTCCTTTCTGTCATATAGTTCTAACCTGTGacaccacctcctctctgtcatATAGTTCTAGCCTGTGACACTTCCTCAAAGTCCTCTGGAAACACACATGGTCTCTgtcatatcatcatcatcatcattgttttttttcagggagaattgactgagcacagggctcttttgcagcaatgccctgattgaggctacataatacatacaacaataaataaacaaaccataacaaaacaaaacagacaaaataaataaacaaaacacattaaacaactcagaaattaagtataaaaaaaagattacatAAAAGTAAAATAGTAGTACATATTGTATAGTACTAACCTGCACTTTTCCGGAGGTCACTTTCACAGTCACTGCatagtgtactgtatgtacagttCAATTGcattgtattacagtttttctcaattgctaaaacacattttttgaaagcatgcctcgtttcctcaaaactctaaacacaaatcccaaaactactcacacaaaatgcaaaaccctttatacattcTGCAAAAgccaactttgctttcaaaacagtgttatttcacctcaaaagggtactttgttttctaatgacaaacacagtgtgtcagtgctgataggacgcaatcagttgtgaaaatgtatatgacttacttgcacatagtcatagcataactgtttgactgtcggagtttctgacaaaaggcaccctgtacacctgctttattctcaaggtgttccgccttagaacacagtccactgtggctaggctcactgcattgatgtttaggaatatgtcttggtcatcaatggttgcactttgtatttgtttacgtaattttacagatacagtacaatggaaaatacaagaatactatgctcctgataaggcattcaaactagtgttttcctgtcatagtagtgtttcttacctattccctcttctgaatgtccagagaatggatgcaactgagaagcggcttatatttggttgaaccctctggccagcctcctgcatggtcaaaccatggttgaccatatggttgaccacagtggcccgaatctcatcagagataatggctctccttcttgctctttctcttcatcctcttcctcctcctcctcctcctcttactctcactcctctgcctttctgatcacctctcacttcaatgttgccatcaattgttctccaaaccaggagctaacctgtggccatcatattgctaaagctttgatttcaaattgcacaacagcctttgaaatggaagttttgccaattgaatagcagtgtgttctgtctgaacacaaggaggttttggcattgatgaagtgtgcaaagtagagaggatggtgtttagtgttttgaagaaagtgtggttaacaattgaaatttgtgtctaaagcacatcattgtgtgttgtgttttgaagaaagtgcggttaacaattgaaatttgtgtctaaagcacataattgtgcttatagtttagcagaattggtttagggagttggcacatgagttacaggttgtggtcattgtgccataagttccagtttttgaatgtaatcaatcgagaaaaactgtaacgtTAATCTTAACATATATCTACACAGTATTCCCCAATATAAATGTAGTCCGTATGCATCATGACTGGCTGTGCTGTGgaagcctctctctcacccccccatcTTGTGTGTCTCCGATGACCTCCGACCTCCAGGAGagccaggggagagaggggagccgGGGGCGAGGGGACCCCCTGGTGCACCGGGGCAGCGGGGAGACATGGGGCCCATGGGACCAGAGCCCGACCTGGAGCACGTCAAGAGGGGCCGCAGGGGGGCCGTGGTgagtgcggtgtggtgtggtgcggtgtggtgtggtgcggtgtggtgggCCGTGGTGAGtggggtgcggtgcggtgtggtgtggtgtggtgcggtgtggtgtggtgtggtgcggtgtggtgtggtgcggtgcggtgcggtgtggtgtggtgcggtgtgatgcggtgtggtgtggtgcggtgcggtggggtgtggtgtgatgtggtgtggtgtggtgtggtgcggtgagtgcggtgtggtgtggtgcggtgcggtgcggtgcggtgtggtgtgatgtggtgagtgcggtgtggtgtggtgtggtgcggtgtggtgtggtgagtgcggtgtggtgcggtgcggtgcggtgtggtgtggtgtgatgtggtgcggtgtggtgtggtgtggtgcggtgcggtgtggtgcggtgtggtgcggtgcggtgcggtgtggtgcggtgtggtgtggtgtggtgcggtgtggtgtggtgtggtggggtgcggtgcggtgtggtgtggtgcggtgcggtgtggtgtggtgtgatgcggtgcggtgtggtgtggtgtggtgcggtgtggtgcggtgcggtgtggtgggCCGTGGTgagtgcggtgtggtgtggtgcggtgtggtgtggtgtggtgtgatgtggtgtggtggggtgcggtgcggtgtggtgtggtgtgatgtggtgtggtggggtgggcagGAGATCTGTTGCAGGATGTGTGGGTAGCATCTCACATTGGACTCAGTGGTGGAGTTAAATGTTGatctgatatggccctgatatggccctgatgtggccttgatatggccctgatctggccctgatatggccctgatatggccctgatatggccctgatgtagccctgatatggccctgatatggccctgaggcggccctgatatggccctgatatggccttGATATGGCcttgatatggccctgatgtagccctgatatggccctgatatggccctgaggcggccctgatatggccctgatatggccttGATATGGCCCTAATATGGCCCTGAGGCGGCCCTGATATGCCAGAGGCAGCAGATGTTGGCCTGAATAAAACCAGGTTACTTCCAGAGACAGCTTCTGTATTTGGgttcacatttacatacattctTTCAGAGAGCATTCAAGACTAGTGTACTACTGTATCGACTAGTATACTACTGTATCAAGACTCACTACTGTATCAAGACTAGTATACTACTGTATCAAGACTCACTACTGTATCAAGACTCACTACTGTATCAAGACTAGTATACTACTGTATCAAGACTCACTACTGTATCAAGACTAGTATACTACTGTATCAAGACTAGTATACTACTGTATCAAGACTCACTACTGTATCAAGACTAGTATACTACTGTATCAAGACTCACTACTGTATGAAGACTACGCTTCTGTATCAAGACTCACTACTGTATCAAGACTCACTACTGTATGAAGACTACGCTTCTGTATCAAGACTCACTACTGTATCAAGACTCACTACTGTATGAAGACTACGCTTCTGTATCAAGACTCACTACTGTATCAAGACTAGTGTACTTCTGTATCaagactattattattattattattattattactgtatcAAGACTCACTACTGTATCAAGACTAGTGTACTACTGTATTACAGCAGCTGAGGGAAGCTATAGGAAAGTCAATGAGCCTCTTGcacatgagaatgtgtgtgaatggagacTTTTCCTcacaagaggtgtgtgtgtgtgtgtgtgtgtgtgtgtgtgtgtgtgtgtgtgtgtgtgtgtgtgttgtaactgTGTGAATGGAGACGTTTCCtcggaagaggtgtgtgtgtgtgtgtgtgtgtgttgtaactgTGCGAATGGAGATGTTTCCtcggaagaggtgtgtgtgtgtgtgtgtgtgtgtgtgtgtgtgtgtgtgtgttgtaactgTGGGAATGGAGATGTTTCCTCACAAGAGGTGTGTTGTATCTGTGTGAACGGAGACGTTTCCtcggaagaggtgtgtgtgtgtgtgttgtaactgTGGGAATGGAGACGTTTCctctgaagaggtgtgtgtgtgtgtgtgttgtaactgTGTGAATGGAGACGTTTCctctgaagaggtgtgtgtgtgtgtgtgttgtaactgTGTGAATGGAGACGTTTCCtcggaagaggtgtgtgtgcgtgcgtgtgtgtgtgtgtgtgtgtgtgtgtgtgtgtgtgtgtgtgtgtgtgtgtgtgtgtgtgtgtgtgtgtgtgtgtgtgtgtgtgtgttgtaactgTGGGAATGGAGACGTTTCCTCggaagagttgtgtgtgtgtgtgtgtgtgtgtgtgtgtgtgtgtgtgtgtgtgtgtgtgtgtgtgtgttgtaactgTGGGAATGGAGACGTTTCCTCggaagagttgtgtgtgtgtgtgtgtgtgtgtgtgtgtgtgtgtgtgtgtgtgtgtgtgtgtgtgtgtgtgtgtgtgtgtgtgtgtgttgtaactgTGGGAATGGGACTCATTCTCCATCTGGTTTTACAGGGACCTTCTGGAGCACCAGGGAGAGACGGACTTAAGGTTAGCacatcacacatgtgtgtgtttgtttgagtgtttgtgtgtgtgcgtgtatgtatgtgtttgcgtgtctgtgtgtctgtgtgtgtttgtgtgtctgcatgtatgtgtgtgttggtgtgtgggtgtgtgtgtgtgtatttgtgcgtttgtgtgtctgcatgtatgtgtgtgttggtgcaaaTGTTTGCATTCTGAAACACCCTGTCAGTCTGTAAGTTCACACCCGTAAACTCATTGTGTTGGCTGCAGCTATAAAGCCATGTCATAAAACAttcaccacacccacacccacacacacacacgcacacacatacacaacaccatCTTGAGCACAGGCTGAGAAACCCTGCTTTCAATCTGCATAATAGGACACAACTCTTTCAGCCTgaattggtgtcagaagtgaagCTTTGctaattgttgttattattgttgttattattattgttctttttgtttaagtgctttggcaacagtgtaccatacattcgTGCCAATAAAGCcgttgaaattgaaattgaattaaattgtggAATTTGAATTGGAGTTCACCCAAGTGTCTCTTTGTCTCCAGGGAGACCGTGGAGTGCCGGGCCCAAGAGGACCACCGGTAAGTACACACCCTCGCCCCTCATAGAGAATAAAgtagtaaatacaaatatatagtaaatacaaatatagtaAATACATCAATGATTAGGTGTCTTTAGTCTCAATGCCTCTGGTTCTTCTCCATCACCCCTCCAGGGTCCACCGGGGTCCTTTGACTtcctgctgctgatgatggCCGACATCCGCAACGACATCATCGAGCTGCAGGAGCACGTGTTCGGGAAGAGGCGTGACCTCTCGCTTGATGCCCCGCCCCATTCCAGTGGAGAGGCGGGGCTTGGGGACTGGGGTTCAGGACAAGGGGAGCTCATATTTAACACCTGACCACCACTGGCTCGCCGCCGCCTGTTGGACAGCGACCCTGCCACTCAAAAAGTCAAAGAGGGAAACTGACTGACTTGAGTTCTGCGCCCCTTGCAATGCTTTGCCTTTTAGACCCCAAATGCCAATAGTTTCAGTGCCCTCGAGCTGCGGAAGAGGCCCTGTAATAGACTCCAGACTGATaaacggagagaaagaaagagagagagagagggaaagagagagatagagagagagatacaggcctGAGGATgggtgaagaagaagagatgaagagatgaagagaagaagaagaagagatgtgTATGCTGCTGTTACTCTTTGCTGCCACTGTTTCTGCCCCTAACTGATGacccagtgtgagtgtgtgtgagtgtgtggggggagaaGTAGGCTGTGTGTGACGGTCCTCTACTGCTAAAAGACTTGGGAGATGAGGACTATCTGACTGACATACCTGGTCATCTTCAGATTATATCTCCATGTGTCAATCAACAAGGATCTCATAAAATAATCTATGGGGGTATACAAATACTACAAAACAATAACCAGACGTATATACCTGGGGGGGAAAGTGCATAAAAGTCTTCTTCATGAAAAAGTGTGTATTTCCTGCACAGTACTATTTTGCATAGATTactggggtttgtgtgtgtgtgtgtgtgtgtgtgtgtgtgtatatatctacaGACTGACTGTCTCCATAGTTTAAAACCTTGGCTGGTTGTTATGCACTTCTGCGTATCCCAGCCCCAGCATGTAGGGGTTCACCTGCAACCTCttcaccactagagggcgcagTATCACACCTGAAACTCCCTACACAACTACACATTCAGCCATAGCACCAGGTCATTGTAATAATCTGGGAAATTCCCTATTTtacccctcaccacacacacacacacacacacacacacacacaaacacacacagcacacacacacagcgcacacacacacacacacacacacacacacacacaacaaaaagatGAACTCACACTTGACATTCCTGTCTCCAGAGGCCACGGTGTGTGGATGAGACGTCTCTGAGACGCTGCTTGCCGTGAGCGGTATGTAAATCACATGCGTGACTTGCTCCTCCAGAGGGAATTCTGGGAACAGTCCGGTGTAACTGTGAGGCCTTTAAGGACCTTTTACAGGTCAGAGGTCGCGGGCATTTAGATGCTAGACATCTGCCAGGATAATTACAGGGTCTTTACTTGAGGCAAGTTAAGACATGctgggatgcacacacacacacacacacacagtcctattGATGAAGATATGATAAATATTTAGTCGTtggctgtgtctttgtgttgttATGTTGCTCAGTCTGAATTGAAACGATTTTTAAGCTGTTCTGGTTTAGGAAAAAGGTTTGTGGTTCATTCATACATCAGcatagaaatatatataaaaaaaacagatccatagcatttactcacacacacacacacacacacacacctcattgcTCTTTCTGAGGTATCAGCATTAAAGTCGTTCCACACGTTGTGTATAAAATGAGTGTACACAGACTCCAGCCAGtcccacatacataaacatccACCCTCCAGCTGTCCCGGTTTCAACAGGTGAAGGTGTGTGCTCTAAGGAACTGCTCATGATTGGCACGCCACACCCCCTTCCGTGCTTGCCAGAAGTCTGAGTACATGTCGCCAGGCAACAAGGAatcaggaaaaaagaaaacagacaatCTACATGAGAACTAAATCAGCACATAGAGAATAGAGATTATCTCACATCCTCCCCAGCCTTTGTCATGCGATCGACCTGCAGTTCCACCTCTGGCCTGTAGAGGCACCAGTGAGCAGGTCAATGGAGTTCGTGGGATGGGAAATGTGAGCCAAACAGGCTGGCTGATAGCAGAGGCAGCCTAAAGCTGTGTTTTCTCCTGTTGTTAGGGATGTAGTTCCCTTTTTTTCCGCTGTCTAGTTGATTCATGTCTTCAAAgacttttt is part of the Clupea harengus chromosome 6, Ch_v2.0.2, whole genome shotgun sequence genome and harbors:
- the LOC105903483 gene encoding collagen and calcium-binding EGF domain-containing protein 1-like; its protein translation is MGQLYCSALFPFVVFCVVFPQDCSLTSFTTSTTADTSSKECPENKILTVEYPCTRSGGQDSTCLRRKCCEGFRFVMGQCIPESVDVCAGSPCEQQCTDNFGRVVCTCYPGYRYDRERHRNHQQPYCLDIDECEESNGTVCDHVCENTAGSFLCRCLSGYILAPDHYSCMPTNNLSSPGKVDPLMSSGSCSLTCQDIISMRNSLQQLKLRLPTHSPGQALSPGLANSSDKPPMAGRLGKGQDLLPSPGLTGPPGLTGEPGERGEPGARGPPGAPGQRGDMGPMGPEPDLEHVKRGRRGAVGPSGAPGRDGLKGDRGVPGPRGPPGPPGSFDFLLLMMADIRNDIIELQEHVFGKRRDLSLDAPPHSSGEAGLGDWGSGQGELIFNT